One Fontisphaera persica DNA window includes the following coding sequences:
- a CDS encoding nucleoside hydrolase-like domain-containing protein, translated as MPHASCSWFRPSWRSTIGSLLTVLCTFAALAQTERQRVFVLTDISNEPDDEESMVRFLVYANEYDIEGLVATTSTWLRKTTRVDLIHRQLDAYGQVRPNLLKHAPGFPAVEALRAVTATGQPGYGMAAVGEGKSSPGSRLLLAAADKADPRPLWVSVWGGANTLAQALLDARRERSPAALKSLVAKLRVYTISDQDDSGPWLRREFPDLFYIVSPSGPDWKEYWRATWTGISGDRHYRNGPGHKFHLVDNPWLEENIIKNHGPLGALYPRLEYIMEGDTPSFLGLIQNGLGWHVSPAYGGWGGRYALYQAYGETRPIWTNNQDSRDLVTADNGQTQCTDMATIWRWREHFQHDFAARMDWCVVDDYARANHNPIAVLNGDTSKEVLEIQAKPGETVALSAEGTRDPDGHAVEVRWWIYPEASTLRDARGRQFPPEVALSHTQGLSTRLTVPAVKPPATIHIILEVQDRGTPSLWAYRRAVVNIQP; from the coding sequence ATGCCGCACGCCTCATGCTCGTGGTTCCGTCCCTCATGGCGGAGCACCATCGGGAGCCTGCTGACCGTCCTTTGCACCTTTGCCGCACTGGCGCAGACGGAGCGGCAGCGGGTGTTTGTGTTGACCGACATCTCCAACGAGCCAGATGATGAAGAATCCATGGTGCGTTTTCTGGTCTATGCCAATGAATACGACATCGAGGGATTGGTGGCCACCACCAGCACGTGGCTCCGCAAGACCACGCGGGTGGATTTAATCCATCGCCAACTGGATGCCTACGGGCAGGTGCGTCCCAACCTGCTTAAGCACGCGCCGGGTTTCCCGGCAGTGGAGGCATTGCGCGCCGTCACCGCCACGGGGCAGCCCGGCTACGGCATGGCAGCGGTGGGTGAAGGCAAAAGCTCTCCCGGCTCCCGCCTTCTGCTGGCCGCCGCAGACAAAGCGGATCCGCGCCCCTTGTGGGTGAGTGTATGGGGAGGCGCCAATACGCTTGCCCAGGCGCTGCTGGATGCGCGCCGGGAGCGTTCACCGGCGGCGCTGAAATCTTTGGTGGCCAAATTGCGGGTGTACACGATTTCAGACCAGGATGATTCAGGGCCGTGGCTGCGCCGTGAATTTCCTGATTTGTTTTACATCGTCAGCCCCAGCGGCCCGGATTGGAAGGAGTATTGGCGGGCCACGTGGACCGGCATCAGCGGCGACCGCCACTACCGAAATGGCCCCGGCCACAAGTTCCACCTGGTGGACAACCCCTGGCTGGAGGAGAACATCATTAAAAATCACGGCCCCCTGGGCGCGCTCTACCCGCGGCTGGAGTACATCATGGAAGGGGACACGCCATCGTTCCTTGGCCTCATCCAAAATGGATTGGGCTGGCATGTGAGTCCCGCTTATGGCGGGTGGGGCGGCCGCTACGCCCTTTATCAGGCGTATGGAGAAACGCGCCCCATCTGGACCAACAACCAAGACAGTCGCGACCTGGTCACCGCTGACAACGGGCAGACCCAATGCACGGACATGGCCACCATCTGGCGCTGGCGCGAGCATTTTCAGCATGACTTTGCGGCGCGGATGGATTGGTGTGTGGTGGACGATTACGCCCGGGCCAATCACAACCCCATCGCCGTCCTCAATGGCGACACCTCCAAAGAAGTCCTTGAAATCCAGGCGAAACCCGGCGAGACAGTGGCGCTTTCCGCGGAGGGGACGCGTGATCCGGACGGCCATGCCGTGGAGGTGCGCTGGTGGATTTATCCCGAGGCCAGCACCTTGCGCGATGCGCGCGGAAGGCAATTTCCGCCCGAGGTGGCCTTGAGCCATACTCAAGGGCTGAGCACACGGCTCACCGTTCCGGCGGTTAAACCACCGGCCACCATTCACATTATTTTGGAAGTGCAGGACCGCGGCACGCCGAGCCTCTGGGCCTATCGGCGGGCCGTGGTGAACATTCAGCCTTGA
- a CDS encoding M60 family metallopeptidase, with amino-acid sequence MPFHARAAVDVQALKADMAHFTDVTCTQLKPGLGRADLARFQSEVLRQVAAGLLDGTYDRTNRAARYEAYPSPRALARTLKLGEGFSRYENITGMYLEAGEHLVLVGDTGGKSLALLIPQWMRKPPPGVEPTKDPNGWGLKRQRIPLHPGLNVITVTNSSNAYLDYFDDDPETAPPITVHFLTGQVNGYFDITRHTNTDWDRLLEQAVSPILDARGRHIQVAYPVEWFKVYTRGKGVELINNYDKLLHHHYTLMGLVKYKKVPQNRILARVNFNYYMFRDGDGVAYLGDKSTMRKVADPDVVIKGDPCWGFCHETGHVLQMQPQITWGGMTEVSCNIFTMYTTTAMGNPSRLLAQKNYSAARKTIIEANPKISYLADKDVFNRLVPFWQLHLYFSRQGRPDFYADVMEEMRRRPHAGTGNDSIRNQLEFIKICCDVAQLDLTDFFEQWGFFWVGELTVNDYRNYQFRITQAMVDETKAYIAGKKYPKPAVDLTQLED; translated from the coding sequence ATGCCATTCCACGCCCGGGCGGCAGTGGACGTGCAGGCCCTTAAGGCCGACATGGCCCATTTCACCGATGTCACCTGTACTCAGCTTAAGCCCGGCCTCGGCAGGGCTGACCTTGCCCGCTTTCAAAGCGAAGTCCTCCGGCAGGTGGCCGCCGGTTTGCTGGACGGCACGTATGACCGGACTAATCGCGCCGCCCGCTATGAGGCCTACCCCTCACCCCGCGCCCTCGCGCGCACCCTCAAACTGGGCGAGGGCTTCAGCCGTTACGAAAACATCACCGGCATGTACCTGGAAGCCGGGGAACACCTCGTCCTGGTGGGAGATACCGGCGGCAAATCCCTGGCCCTGCTCATCCCGCAGTGGATGCGCAAACCACCCCCCGGCGTGGAACCCACCAAGGACCCCAATGGCTGGGGGCTGAAACGCCAGCGTATTCCTCTCCATCCCGGCCTGAACGTCATCACTGTCACCAACAGCAGCAATGCCTACCTGGATTACTTTGACGACGACCCGGAAACGGCGCCGCCCATCACCGTGCATTTCCTGACCGGCCAGGTGAACGGCTATTTTGACATCACCCGCCATACCAACACCGATTGGGACCGCCTCCTGGAGCAAGCCGTCAGCCCCATCTTGGATGCCCGTGGCCGCCACATCCAGGTGGCCTACCCTGTCGAGTGGTTCAAGGTTTATACCCGCGGCAAAGGGGTGGAGCTCATCAACAACTATGACAAACTGCTCCACCACCACTACACCCTCATGGGGCTGGTGAAGTACAAGAAGGTTCCCCAAAATCGCATCCTCGCCCGCGTGAACTTCAATTACTACATGTTTCGTGATGGGGATGGAGTGGCCTACCTGGGCGATAAGAGCACCATGCGCAAGGTGGCCGATCCAGACGTGGTCATCAAGGGCGATCCCTGCTGGGGTTTTTGCCATGAGACCGGCCATGTGCTGCAAATGCAACCGCAAATCACCTGGGGCGGCATGACGGAGGTGAGCTGCAATATCTTCACCATGTACACCACCACCGCCATGGGCAATCCCAGCCGTCTCCTGGCCCAGAAAAATTACAGCGCCGCCCGCAAAACCATCATCGAGGCCAACCCCAAAATCTCCTACCTGGCCGACAAGGACGTCTTCAACCGCCTGGTCCCCTTCTGGCAGCTTCACCTCTATTTCTCCCGCCAGGGACGCCCCGATTTTTACGCCGATGTCATGGAGGAAATGCGCCGCCGCCCCCATGCCGGCACCGGCAATGACTCCATTCGCAACCAGTTAGAATTCATCAAGATTTGCTGCGACGTGGCCCAGTTGGACCTCACCGATTTCTTTGAACAATGGGGGTTCTTCTGGGTGGGCGAGTTGACCGTCAACGATTACCGCAACTACCAATTTCGCATTACCCAGGCCATGGTGGACGAAACCAAAGCCTACATTGCCGGCAAAAAATACCCCAAGCCAGCGGTGGACCTTACCCAGCTCGAAGACTGA
- a CDS encoding S8 family serine peptidase, whose translation MRWNSRVLWVGGLFGLLAVGLGALKAPAATTPWRDDRLLLLPRAEVAQAVWTAGLHRLGVNLRRQFPDMGGLTVLELPPGVRATELLPRLQATGWFEFVEPDYRLRPALVLPNDPRLLDGSQWALHNTQADADLDAPEGWDIQNSASNIIVAVVDSGLRLTHEDLAGNLWVNPREIPGNGRDDDGNGLVDDIHGLNAIGSPHSTNLWDDLGHGTHVAGIIGAVGNNGLGGAGVAWRVQLMICKFMDATGHGYISDAVECFDYARANGAKIINASFGSSEYSSALDTAINSCRNAGIIVVAAAGNDNANNDATPFYPASLGVLRGRDNVVAVAATDRFDNLASFSNYGSNTVHLAAPGQSIFSTYYDADNSYVYLSGTSVAAPHVAGVLALMRARFPLEHHTQIIRRMLDAVEVLPSLAGKCRTGGRVNLRRALANYQILTTNYAWITLTNAQTLTLSHDSVSPALPLPFVFNVYGRNFTELYVGANGLLGFSPAGLNLATNTDFSGAADPVHVLCPYWDDLNPASSGSVTWGVRGEPPHRQVVVSWLGVPRASSSSTRLTFQAVLNESAQTVVFQYQEVQPNRILTGGGGRSATVGIRGSGAREEAARYTVNGSPFVLANQTAIVFAPLAAPAAELLPATNLLAAGPAGGPLLPQAAQFELTNLGNTPLPWWSDKNADWLEVSPTGGVLQVGQRLPITLALTPAANALPPGQHTALARFFLSGQEAPLAARSATLTIRGTNAALSISPETPYLTGGYEGGPFAPASFLYTLMNTGDTETAWLAQTDVPWLELTAPAGRLPAGGSDTLTVAISPTAMLLPAGVHTGLVQWVNQTTGDAPLQRLVLLDVAARPGVLVVAPDAGWSGEAVTGNTPLPAQTTYQLSNTGPHALQWRAISTVPWAEPEPPHGDLAPGAITNVLVRWTPHVSTMPPGDYQGVLHFANLTSGAGDTLRALSLQLNPEPGRLILLPPAEPGLVLTHIRGEAFPQTAPSVTLSNAGGTELLWSAEESETWLEILPADGRLASGESVELTLNLTTNLHALTPGVYTNEVRLLSLNGSSQTNVLQVILNLQPAPGRLALVESPPLLRFYGFTAGPLWPEAHPLGLTNHGDLAVAWSAQMESPWLEVSPAEGTVAANRSTSLWVRLNLPALPEGPGTATNYVEVLSDTNLVVRLPVELHRQPLPQLEWSWQDGRLQLALPAVPEREMILETSTNLWEWLPILTNASPAWETLRHPFPATELQQFFRLRVP comes from the coding sequence ATGCGATGGAATAGCAGGGTGTTATGGGTTGGCGGGCTGTTCGGTCTGCTCGCCGTGGGGTTGGGCGCGCTCAAAGCCCCGGCCGCCACGACTCCGTGGCGAGACGACCGTTTGCTGCTGCTGCCCCGGGCGGAGGTGGCGCAAGCCGTTTGGACGGCCGGCCTCCACCGGCTGGGGGTTAACCTCCGCCGGCAGTTTCCAGACATGGGGGGTCTCACCGTTCTGGAGCTGCCGCCCGGTGTGCGCGCGACGGAGCTGTTACCGCGCCTCCAGGCCACCGGCTGGTTTGAGTTTGTGGAGCCGGATTACCGCCTCCGCCCGGCGCTGGTCCTGCCCAACGACCCCCGCCTGCTGGACGGCTCCCAATGGGCCTTGCACAACACCCAGGCCGACGCCGATTTGGATGCCCCCGAGGGCTGGGACATCCAAAACAGCGCCTCCAACATCATCGTGGCGGTGGTGGACAGTGGGCTCCGGCTGACCCATGAAGACCTGGCGGGCAATTTATGGGTGAACCCCCGTGAAATCCCCGGCAACGGGCGCGATGACGATGGCAACGGCCTGGTGGATGATATTCATGGCCTCAATGCCATCGGCTCTCCCCATTCCACCAATCTCTGGGATGACCTCGGCCACGGCACGCACGTGGCCGGCATCATTGGCGCGGTGGGCAACAACGGCCTGGGCGGCGCCGGCGTGGCCTGGCGGGTGCAGTTGATGATTTGCAAATTCATGGATGCCACCGGCCATGGTTACATCTCCGATGCGGTGGAATGTTTCGATTATGCCCGCGCCAACGGCGCCAAAATCATCAATGCCAGCTTTGGTTCGTCCGAATATTCCTCGGCGCTGGACACCGCCATCAACTCCTGCCGCAACGCCGGCATCATCGTGGTGGCCGCCGCCGGCAACGACAACGCCAATAATGACGCCACCCCATTTTATCCCGCCAGCCTGGGCGTGCTGCGCGGCCGCGATAATGTGGTGGCCGTGGCCGCCACCGACCGCTTTGACAACCTGGCCTCCTTTTCCAATTATGGCAGCAACACCGTCCACCTCGCCGCCCCCGGTCAGAGCATCTTTTCCACCTATTATGACGCGGACAACAGCTATGTGTACCTGAGCGGCACCTCCGTGGCCGCTCCGCATGTCGCCGGGGTCCTCGCCTTGATGCGCGCCCGATTTCCCCTCGAACATCACACTCAAATCATCCGCCGGATGTTGGACGCCGTGGAGGTGCTGCCCTCCCTGGCCGGCAAATGCCGCACGGGCGGGCGCGTCAACCTGCGGCGGGCCCTCGCCAATTATCAAATCCTGACCACCAATTACGCCTGGATTACGCTGACGAACGCCCAAACCCTGACCCTCAGCCATGACAGCGTCAGCCCGGCCCTGCCCCTGCCCTTTGTGTTCAATGTGTATGGGCGCAATTTCACTGAGCTTTACGTCGGCGCCAATGGCCTGCTGGGCTTTTCACCCGCGGGTCTCAACCTCGCCACCAACACCGATTTCAGCGGCGCCGCAGACCCCGTCCACGTCCTTTGCCCGTACTGGGATGACTTGAACCCGGCCAGCAGCGGCTCTGTGACCTGGGGCGTGCGGGGAGAGCCTCCGCATCGGCAGGTGGTGGTGAGCTGGCTGGGCGTGCCGCGGGCCAGTTCCTCCAGCACCCGCCTGACCTTTCAGGCCGTATTGAATGAATCCGCGCAAACCGTGGTCTTCCAGTATCAGGAGGTGCAACCCAACCGCATACTCACCGGCGGCGGCGGACGCAGTGCCACGGTGGGCATCCGCGGCAGTGGCGCCCGCGAAGAGGCGGCGCGCTACACCGTCAACGGCAGCCCTTTTGTCCTGGCCAATCAAACCGCCATTGTGTTCGCCCCCCTCGCTGCGCCCGCAGCGGAACTTCTGCCGGCCACCAATCTGCTGGCCGCTGGCCCGGCCGGTGGCCCGCTGCTTCCCCAAGCCGCCCAATTTGAACTGACCAACCTGGGCAACACCCCCCTGCCGTGGTGGTCGGATAAAAATGCCGACTGGCTCGAAGTTTCCCCCACCGGCGGCGTTTTGCAGGTGGGCCAGCGCCTGCCCATCACCCTGGCCCTCACCCCAGCCGCCAACGCCTTGCCTCCCGGACAACATACCGCCCTGGCCCGCTTCTTTCTCAGCGGCCAGGAAGCTCCGCTGGCAGCGCGCTCAGCCACTTTGACGATTCGGGGCACAAATGCCGCTCTGAGCATCAGCCCCGAAACGCCCTACCTGACCGGTGGATACGAAGGCGGTCCTTTTGCCCCTGCCAGCTTTCTCTACACGCTCATGAATACGGGCGACACCGAAACAGCCTGGCTCGCCCAAACCGATGTGCCCTGGCTTGAATTGACCGCCCCTGCAGGCCGGCTCCCGGCCGGCGGCAGTGACACCCTTACGGTGGCCATCAGTCCAACGGCCATGCTTTTGCCCGCCGGCGTTCACACCGGCCTGGTTCAATGGGTGAACCAGACCACCGGCGATGCCCCCCTGCAACGCCTTGTCCTTTTGGACGTGGCCGCGCGCCCCGGCGTTTTGGTGGTGGCCCCGGATGCCGGCTGGAGCGGAGAAGCCGTCACGGGCAACACCCCGTTGCCGGCGCAGACCACCTACCAATTGAGCAACACCGGCCCCCATGCCCTGCAATGGCGAGCCATTTCAACCGTGCCCTGGGCCGAACCCGAACCGCCGCATGGCGACCTGGCGCCCGGCGCCATCACCAACGTTCTCGTCCGGTGGACCCCCCATGTCTCCACGATGCCGCCCGGTGATTACCAGGGCGTCCTGCACTTCGCCAATCTGACCAGCGGCGCTGGAGACACGCTGCGCGCGCTGAGTCTCCAGTTGAATCCTGAGCCGGGACGCCTCATCCTGCTCCCCCCCGCCGAGCCAGGGCTGGTCCTCACTCACATCCGCGGCGAAGCCTTTCCCCAGACGGCCCCTTCGGTTACACTCAGCAACGCCGGGGGCACAGAACTCCTCTGGAGCGCCGAAGAATCCGAAACATGGCTGGAAATCCTGCCTGCGGATGGGCGTCTGGCCAGCGGGGAAAGTGTGGAATTAACCCTTAACCTCACGACCAACCTGCATGCACTGACCCCTGGTGTGTACACCAATGAAGTGCGTCTGCTCAGTTTGAACGGAAGCTCCCAGACCAATGTCCTCCAGGTCATCTTGAATTTGCAACCCGCTCCCGGACGGCTGGCCCTGGTGGAGTCGCCTCCTTTGCTCCGATTTTATGGTTTCACTGCAGGCCCCCTCTGGCCCGAGGCGCACCCTCTCGGGTTGACCAATCACGGAGACCTTGCTGTGGCTTGGAGCGCCCAAATGGAATCCCCATGGCTGGAAGTCTCGCCTGCCGAGGGAACCGTAGCGGCTAACCGCAGCACTTCGTTGTGGGTCCGGCTGAACCTGCCCGCCCTGCCAGAAGGCCCGGGCACGGCCACCAATTATGTGGAAGTGCTCAGTGACACAAACCTGGTGGTGCGCCTGCCGGTGGAGCTGCATAGACAGCCTCTCCCCCAATTAGAATGGTCCTGGCAGGACGGCCGCTTGCAGCTTGCGCTGCCCGCAGTGCCGGAAAGGGAAATGATTCTGGAAACCTCCACCAATCTCTGGGAATGGCTGCCCATTTTGACCAACGCCTCCCCCGCCTGGGAAACCTTGCGCCACCCGTTTCCCGCCACGGAACTCCAGCAATTCTTTCGTTTGCGTGTGCCCTGA
- a CDS encoding putative Ig domain-containing protein, which produces MKSSLFLRAGFLLGWLSLLTSLSPAATDGTVRLDTTLLDYNGTGAKHWTVVWVTTEGGQFIKTLRKQGPSSFTTSHWNSHCSAWVTARGGLSANTAFDGYTSATANDYAGTNSPLVIYWNCRDGNNSLVADGNYKFWVQYAEDSGQGPYTTSGLLWTKGPAAATNTYPDQAGNFTNMKVTWVPSGPPPQAPSITSAPLPASGIVGVRFQYQCQAAGSPPPGFYALNLPPGLSISSGGLISGIPTVAGTFSGTVIATNGVPPNATQLFSITIAAVPPVFQPLRLGGQELVLEASGPPGGQCRLLTASQPAADAGAWTVLQTNQFDAFGQLRLTQPVNSSRPSQFFRLQIP; this is translated from the coding sequence ATGAAATCATCGCTGTTTTTGCGGGCCGGCTTCCTGCTGGGCTGGCTCAGCCTGTTGACCTCGCTTTCGCCCGCCGCCACGGATGGCACCGTCAGACTGGACACCACTCTATTGGATTACAACGGCACGGGCGCGAAGCATTGGACGGTGGTATGGGTGACGACGGAGGGCGGGCAATTTATCAAGACCCTGCGCAAACAAGGCCCGAGCAGCTTCACCACCAGCCACTGGAACAGTCATTGCTCGGCGTGGGTCACGGCGCGCGGAGGATTAAGCGCCAACACTGCTTTTGACGGCTACACCAGCGCCACGGCCAACGATTACGCCGGCACCAACAGCCCGCTGGTGATTTATTGGAACTGCCGTGATGGCAATAACAGCCTGGTGGCGGATGGTAATTACAAGTTTTGGGTGCAGTACGCCGAAGACAGCGGCCAGGGGCCTTACACGACCAGCGGTTTGCTGTGGACCAAAGGGCCGGCGGCGGCCACGAATACCTACCCTGACCAAGCCGGCAACTTCACCAACATGAAGGTGACCTGGGTGCCTTCAGGGCCGCCACCGCAGGCGCCCTCCATCACCAGCGCGCCACTTCCGGCCAGCGGCATCGTGGGCGTGCGATTTCAATACCAATGCCAGGCGGCCGGGTCTCCGCCGCCGGGATTCTATGCGCTGAATCTGCCGCCTGGGTTGAGCATCAGTTCAGGGGGATTGATTAGCGGCATTCCCACCGTGGCCGGCACCTTTAGCGGCACAGTAATCGCCACCAATGGAGTGCCACCGAATGCAACGCAATTGTTCTCGATTACCATTGCCGCGGTGCCGCCCGTCTTCCAACCCTTGCGCCTGGGCGGCCAGGAACTGGTGCTGGAAGCCAGCGGCCCGCCGGGGGGCCAATGCCGGTTGCTCACCGCCAGCCAGCCGGCCGCCGATGCCGGAGCGTGGACGGTGTTGCAAACCAATCAGTTTGATGCCTTTGGGCAACTGCGGCTGACTCAGCCCGTCAATTCATCTCGGCCCAGCCAGTTTTTCCGCTTGCAGATTCCTTGA
- a CDS encoding phosphate ABC transporter ATP-binding protein, with the protein MSAEVTSSPYSITTRNLNLWYAKFQALINVNVDIKHGIITSLIGPSGCGKTTLLRCFNRVNERYGYVTTTGEIKVLGKNIYDPDVSLVELRKSVGMVFQRPNPLPISVYENVVFGLRIHLPVEQLTRSLLDEAVEKALTEVGLWKDLKDRLDHKATSLQLEQQQKLCIARLLPLKPEIILMDEPCSALDVEGTRAIEELMFTLRGRYTIVIVTHNMMQARRASDECIFMLMGELVEHGRTEQVFLNPKNPKTAEYIEGRYG; encoded by the coding sequence ATGAGCGCCGAGGTTACCAGCAGCCCCTACAGCATCACCACGCGCAACCTGAATTTGTGGTACGCCAAGTTTCAGGCATTGATTAACGTCAACGTGGACATCAAGCATGGCATCATCACCTCGTTGATTGGCCCGTCCGGCTGCGGCAAGACCACCTTGTTGCGCTGCTTCAACCGGGTCAATGAACGGTATGGGTATGTGACCACCACGGGCGAGATTAAGGTGCTGGGCAAGAACATTTACGATCCCGATGTGTCGCTGGTGGAGCTGCGCAAGTCAGTGGGCATGGTGTTTCAGCGGCCCAATCCGCTGCCCATCAGCGTGTATGAAAATGTGGTCTTCGGTCTGCGTATTCATCTCCCCGTGGAGCAACTGACCCGCTCGCTGCTGGACGAGGCCGTGGAAAAGGCGTTGACGGAGGTGGGGCTATGGAAGGACCTCAAAGACCGCCTGGACCACAAAGCCACCAGTCTGCAATTGGAGCAGCAACAGAAGCTTTGCATTGCCCGCCTGCTGCCCCTCAAACCGGAAATTATTCTGATGGACGAGCCGTGCTCGGCGCTGGACGTGGAGGGGACCCGGGCGATTGAGGAATTGATGTTCACCCTGCGCGGGCGGTACACCATTGTCATTGTGACCCACAACATGATGCAGGCCCGCCGTGCCAGCGACGAGTGCATCTTCATGCTCATGGGCGAATTGGTGGAGCATGGCCGCACGGAGCAGGTGTTCCTCAATCCCAAAAATCCCAAGACCGCCGAGTACATTGAAGGCCGGTACGGTTGA
- a CDS encoding FAD:protein FMN transferase: protein MQLILNCWRFFLFFWWASILGMTAADLPTWTWTGETMGSRYRVTVVAPPDSAELRARLEREVEQRLQEINRQMSHYLPDSELSRFNRAPEGEAVRVSAELATVTRFALEMSRRSGGAFDPTLAPLINLWGFGEQGPVLAPPSEEAVQKARERVGWQAIEVTPQNELRKRKAGVSLNLSALAKGYAVDEMWRVLQRHQLTNVYVSIAGEIRVAGHNARGGPWRIGISAPLELWREKDPLAAAVGLRDMAISTSGDYQKFFHDAQGRRLAHILDPRTGRPVQHQLGSVTVVAPEGMQADALSTTLFVLGPEEGLKFVEGWTNAAALFIVREKEGEVFRLIPSSRWARFTGWQAPGN, encoded by the coding sequence ATGCAGCTTATCTTGAATTGCTGGCGATTTTTTCTCTTTTTTTGGTGGGCCTCCATCCTTGGCATGACGGCGGCGGATTTGCCCACCTGGACCTGGACGGGTGAAACCATGGGGTCACGTTACCGGGTGACGGTGGTGGCGCCGCCGGATTCTGCCGAGTTGCGCGCGCGCCTGGAGCGGGAGGTGGAGCAGCGGTTGCAGGAAATCAACCGCCAGATGTCCCATTACCTGCCCGACAGTGAATTATCCCGCTTCAACCGTGCGCCGGAAGGCGAGGCGGTGCGGGTTTCGGCGGAGCTGGCGACGGTGACCCGGTTTGCGTTGGAGATGAGCCGCCGCTCCGGGGGGGCTTTTGATCCGACACTGGCGCCGCTGATCAACCTGTGGGGTTTCGGGGAGCAAGGGCCGGTGCTGGCGCCGCCCTCGGAGGAGGCGGTGCAAAAGGCCCGCGAGCGGGTGGGCTGGCAGGCGATTGAGGTGACGCCGCAAAACGAGCTGCGCAAGCGGAAGGCCGGGGTCTCGCTGAACTTGAGCGCGCTGGCCAAGGGCTATGCGGTGGACGAAATGTGGCGGGTGTTGCAGCGCCATCAACTGACGAATGTTTATGTGTCCATTGCCGGGGAAATTCGCGTGGCCGGGCATAATGCACGGGGCGGTCCCTGGCGGATTGGGATTTCGGCCCCCCTGGAGCTGTGGCGGGAAAAGGACCCCCTGGCCGCCGCCGTGGGGTTGCGGGACATGGCCATTTCGACTTCCGGCGATTACCAGAAATTTTTCCATGATGCGCAGGGAAGGCGGCTGGCGCATATTTTGGACCCGCGCACCGGGCGGCCGGTGCAGCACCAGTTGGGCAGCGTGACGGTGGTGGCGCCGGAGGGCATGCAGGCGGACGCGCTGTCCACCACGTTGTTTGTGCTGGGGCCGGAGGAGGGGCTAAAGTTTGTGGAGGGCTGGACCAATGCCGCGGCGCTGTTCATTGTGCGGGAAAAAGAGGGGGAGGTCTTTCGCCTGATACCGAGTTCCCGCTGGGCACGGTTTACGGGCTGGCAGGCGCCTGGGAATTAG